The sequence GTGTGCATGATGGGGTCGGGGCATGGAACGGATGCCGTACTCAACGGACTTGTCCGACGGGCAGTGGGCCTTGATCGAGCCGCTGGTCACCACCTGGAAGCAGGAGCGGGTGTCGCGGTCGGCGACCGGGGACCCGGGCTCCTGCGACCTGCGCGAGGTCGTGAACGCGCTGCTGTACCAGAACCGGACGGGCTGTCAGTGGAGGCTCCTGCCGCACGACTTACCGGCCTGGTCGGCGGTGTTCTACTACTTCACCCTGTGGCGCCAGGACGGCCTTGACCAGCGGATCCAGGAAATCCTGCGCTGCCAGGTGCGGGAGCGGGCCCGACGATTAGAGGACCCGTCCCTGGTGATCATCGACACCCAGTCCGTCCGCGTGGCGGCCGGGGTGCCGAAGGAGACCACGGGACTGGACGCGAACAAGAAGACGCCCGGCAGGAAGCGGGGACTCGCCGTCGACGTGCTGGGCCTGATCATCGGCGTGGTGGTCCTCGCCGCGAGCGCCCACGACAACGAGGCCGGCATCGCACTGCTGGACCAGGCGGCCGAACGGTGCGGGATGCGCCTGGAGAAGGCCCTGGTCGACCAGGGCTTCAAGGACGCCGTGATCATCCACGGGGCGGTGAAGGACATCACCGTCGAGGTGGTCCGGCGCAACTCCGACGACGCGGGCAAGGGGTTCGTCCCGCAACCGAAGCGGTGGGTGGTCGAGCAGGTCAACGGCACCCTCATGCTCCACCGGCGCCTCGCCCGTGACTACGACCACCGGCCCGACAACGCCGCCTCCCGCGTCTACTGGGCCTCCACCGCCGGCATGCTCCGCCGCCTCACCACCCCCAGCCCCGCCTGGCGCGACGACGTCGAGCTGGCCGCGTGAACGTCACCGAACTCCTGCGGCTGCTGCAGGCCGAACACGACGAGACCGCCGCACACGCCGACTACCTGCACGAACAGATCGAGCAACTCACCGGCGCCCTGGCCCAGGCCGAGGCCCGCCTCGCAGAGATCGTCACCACCGGCAAGGTCATCGACGGCCTCACCCTGCCCGACCACGAACCGGCCCCCGCGGAAACCGCCACGGTCTACCAGCGCATCGTGACCGCCTTCAACGAGCACCCCAGCCGGGTCTTCCGGGTTCGCGACCTACACGAACTCCTCGGCCTGCCCACCGACGAGCCCTCGATCAACGTCACCCGCTCAGCATGTGGCCCGTCCGGGACGCCGAGGGCACGGTGCGCGCGGTCGCGAACTGGGGATTCGACATGAGCGCCGAGTACTGGGCCCGCCAGCGCCTGCTCATCCTCAACGAGGCCAGCAGCGGTATCGGTCGGACCCTCGACGTGATCAGCACCGCCCGGGAGCTGGCGACGACCCCGGTCCCGGGCTTCGTCGACCTCGCCACCGTCGACCTCTTCGACGAGGTGCTGCGCGGAGAGGAACCGCCCGTCCACGCTGCGGTCACCGCCGGCGGCACCATCACGCTCAGCCGCGCCGCCCAACACAGCGCGAAGGAGGACCCGGACCGGCCTCCCGGACCGGCGACGCCGGTCGGCTACGCCCCCGGCTCCATCGTCGCCCGCTGCATGGCCACCGGCAGGTCCACGGTGCAGCTCGCCGCCGAACCCAGCCAGGGCGGCGAATGGGCCTTCGGCCCAGGTCTCGCCGCCGACCCCGCCCACTGGCCGCCCGACACCCCGCTGATCGACCCGTCCATCGCCGCGAAGGGGCTCACCGGCCGGATCACCGTGCCGCTGCTGGCGCGCGGCGCCGTGCTCGGCGTCGTCGCGTTCGCCCGCCGCGACCGGCCCGAGGCCTTCACCGCCGACCACCTGATCCTGGCCGAGGAACTGGCCGCCAAGGCCGCCGTAGCCATCGACAACGCCCGCCGGTACACGCGCGAGCACACGACCGCGCTGACCCTGCAACGCAGCCTGCTGCCGCAGCGGCTGCCGCGCCAGGAGGCGATCGAGGTGGCGTCCGGCGACCTGCCCGCCGGGGCCGGCGCGGGCATGGGCGGCGACTGGTTCGACGTCATCCCGCTGTCAGGCGCCCGGGTCGCCCTCGTGGTCGGCGATGTCGTCGGTCACGGCCTGCACGCTTCGGCCAGCATGGGCCGGCTGCGCACGGCGGTCCGCACCCTGGCCGACGTGGACCTGCCGCCGGACGAGCTGCTGACCCACCTGGACGACCTGGTCCTCCGCCTTCCCGACGACCTCCATCCCGAAAGCCGTTTCGAATCGACCGGCGAGTCCGGGGCCACCTGCCTGTACGCCGTCCACGACCCGGTCTCCCGCCGCTGCGCCATGGCGAGCGCGGGCCATCCACTGCCGCTGATCATCGCGGCGGACGGCAGCAGGACCTCGCTGTCGGTACAGCCTGGACCGCCGCTCGGCATCGGTGGGCTGCCGTTCGAAGCGACCGAGGTCGAGGTGCCCGAGGGCAGCCTGCTCGCCCTCTACACCGACGGACTGGTGGAGAGCCGCGAACGCGACGCCGAGCAGGGGATCGCCGAACTGCTCCGGGTCCTGAGCCGGCCACCTCGCTGGAGGCCCTCTGCGACACGGCGATCACTGTCCTGCTCCCCGACCACCGCACCGACGACGCGGCCCTGCTCCTCGCCCGAACCCACGCGCTGACCGCCGACCGCGTCGCCGATTGGAACGTCGAGCCCGACGTCTCACAGGTGCCGCCCGCCCGGCAGTTCGCCGTCGAGCAACTGGCCACCTGGGGCCTGGAGGAGGAGGCGTTCGTCACCGAGTTGGTCGTCAGCGAGCTGGTAACCAACGCGATCAAGTATGGCGAGCCACCGATCAGGCTGCGGCTGATCCGTGACACCGCGCTGATCTGCGAGGTCTCCGACGCCAGCAAGACCACCCCGCACCTGCGCCGGGCCCGCGCCTTCGACGAGGGCGGCCGGGGCCTGATGCTCGTCGCCCAGCTCACCCAGGGCTGGGGCACCCGGCACACCACCAACGGCAAGACGATCTGGTGCGCGCAGACCATCGAGTCGAGGTAGCGAGCGTCGTACGGGGGCCACGGTCTCGCGCCGGCTGCGCTCGTCGCCGGCGGCTCCGACGTAAACTCCGCGGCCGTCTCAGAAAATTCTTCGAGGGGCGGCAACCTTTTCTCCACCGGCGACCACTGGGAGGTGAAACAGCGACCTGACCTACCGGACGGACGAGCATG comes from Streptomyces sp. TLI_235 and encodes:
- a CDS encoding transposase; the encoded protein is MERMPYSTDLSDGQWALIEPLVTTWKQERVSRSATGDPGSCDLREVVNALLYQNRTGCQWRLLPHDLPAWSAVFYYFTLWRQDGLDQRIQEILRCQVRERARRLEDPSLVIIDTQSVRVAAGVPKETTGLDANKKTPGRKRGLAVDVLGLIIGVVVLAASAHDNEAGIALLDQAAERCGMRLEKALVDQGFKDAVIIHGAVKDITVEVVRRNSDDAGKGFVPQPKRWVVEQVNGTLMLHRRLARDYDHRPDNAASRVYWASTAGMLRRLTTPSPAWRDDVELAA
- a CDS encoding serine phosphatase RsbU (regulator of sigma subunit) → MRAVANWGFDMSAEYWARQRLLILNEASSGIGRTLDVISTARELATTPVPGFVDLATVDLFDEVLRGEEPPVHAAVTAGGTITLSRAAQHSAKEDPDRPPGPATPVGYAPGSIVARCMATGRSTVQLAAEPSQGGEWAFGPGLAADPAHWPPDTPLIDPSIAAKGLTGRITVPLLARGAVLGVVAFARRDRPEAFTADHLILAEELAAKAAVAIDNARRYTREHTTALTLQRSLLPQRLPRQEAIEVASGDLPAGAGAGMGGDWFDVIPLSGARVALVVGDVVGHGLHASASMGRLRTAVRTLADVDLPPDELLTHLDDLVLRLPDDLHPESRFESTGESGATCLYAVHDPVSRRCAMASAGHPLPLIIAADGSRTSLSVQPGPPLGIGGLPFEATEVEVPEGSLLALYTDGLVESRERDAEQGIAELLRVLSRPPRWRPSATRRSLSCSPTTAPTTRPCSSPEPTR
- a CDS encoding histidine kinase-like protein, which gives rise to MPPARQFAVEQLATWGLEEEAFVTELVVSELVTNAIKYGEPPIRLRLIRDTALICEVSDASKTTPHLRRARAFDEGGRGLMLVAQLTQGWGTRHTTNGKTIWCAQTIESR